Proteins from a single region of Mucilaginibacter daejeonensis:
- a CDS encoding Ldh family oxidoreductase: protein MEHIFPEQRLREFTHNIFKSIGCSDEHAHLSADVLLRSDLRGIDSHGVARLSGYVRLWEKQRINATPQIRVVHETPTTATVDGDAGLGLVVAPFAMKVAIKKAREYGSGWVSVRNSNHFGIAGYHALMAVEQDMIGFAMTNASPLVAPTFANERLLGTNPMCYAFPAGKYPPLIVDMATSAAANGKLEIAQRLAKAVPEGWIQDGSGNYTTDPHALKSGGSLLPLGSDREHGSHKGFGLSATVDILSGVLSGANYGPWVPPFVAFMDPLNDQPGQGIGHFVGAMRVDGFRPVEDFKANMDNWISRFKNARTVDPDQKVIIPGEPELEAEADRKLNGIPLVNAVVDDLNLLADRFGIERL from the coding sequence ATGGAGCACATCTTTCCCGAGCAGCGATTACGAGAGTTCACCCACAACATATTTAAGTCGATCGGTTGCAGTGACGAACACGCCCACCTGTCGGCCGATGTATTGTTACGGTCAGACCTGAGGGGCATCGACTCGCACGGTGTGGCTCGTTTGAGCGGTTACGTGCGTCTGTGGGAAAAGCAGCGCATCAATGCCACACCGCAGATCAGGGTGGTACATGAAACGCCCACAACGGCAACGGTAGATGGCGATGCCGGACTGGGTCTGGTTGTAGCACCATTTGCTATGAAAGTGGCCATCAAAAAAGCTCGGGAATATGGTTCAGGATGGGTATCGGTACGTAACTCCAATCACTTTGGTATAGCTGGTTACCACGCACTAATGGCGGTTGAACAGGACATGATCGGATTTGCCATGACCAATGCCAGTCCGCTGGTAGCGCCCACTTTTGCCAACGAACGGCTTTTGGGCACCAACCCTATGTGCTATGCGTTTCCGGCAGGTAAATACCCGCCACTGATCGTGGATATGGCCACCTCGGCCGCGGCCAATGGCAAATTGGAGATAGCCCAGCGCTTAGCAAAGGCCGTACCTGAAGGCTGGATCCAAGACGGCTCGGGTAATTATACCACTGATCCCCATGCTTTAAAAAGCGGCGGCTCCTTATTGCCTTTGGGCAGTGACCGTGAGCACGGCAGCCACAAGGGTTTCGGATTGAGCGCCACAGTAGACATTTTGTCGGGGGTGCTTTCGGGAGCCAACTATGGCCCGTGGGTGCCTCCATTCGTGGCATTCATGGATCCGCTGAACGATCAGCCAGGGCAGGGTATCGGTCACTTTGTGGGCGCTATGCGGGTTGATGGTTTCCGCCCGGTGGAAGACTTCAAGGCTAACATGGACAACTGGATCAGCCGTTTTAAAAATGCTCGCACCGTAGATCCAGATCAAAAAGTGATCATCCCCGGCGAACCGGAGCTGGAAGCAGAGGCAGACCGTAAGCTGAACGGCATACCGCTGGTGAATGCCGTGGTGGATGACCTGAACCTATTGGCCGATCGTTTTGGAATAGAACGGTTGTAG
- a CDS encoding pyridoxamine 5'-phosphate oxidase family protein gives MGKFFDHMQPQHREFIERQKIYFVASAPLSANGHVNVSPKGLNSFRILENNKVAYLDITGSGNETSAHVLENGRITIMFCAFDGPPLILRLYGQGRTVLPGDAEWHELITLFDNVPLSTRQIIVADVDQVQTSCGFGVPYYDYTGERDQSVKWAENKGEEGLKAYREEKNRVSMDGLPTAMF, from the coding sequence ATGGGCAAATTCTTCGACCATATGCAGCCGCAACATCGCGAATTTATTGAGCGGCAAAAGATCTATTTTGTCGCCAGCGCACCGTTGAGTGCTAATGGGCATGTGAATGTGTCGCCCAAAGGCTTGAACAGTTTCAGGATACTGGAAAATAATAAGGTGGCTTACCTTGACATCACAGGCAGCGGTAACGAAACTTCGGCCCATGTGCTGGAAAACGGCCGCATAACGATAATGTTCTGTGCTTTTGACGGGCCGCCGCTTATACTGCGTTTATACGGGCAGGGGCGCACGGTATTGCCAGGCGATGCTGAATGGCATGAACTTATTACTCTTTTTGATAACGTGCCACTATCGACCCGCCAGATCATAGTGGCCGATGTTGATCAGGTACAAACCTCCTGTGGATTCGGTGTGCCGTATTACGATTACACTGGCGAACGCGACCAATCAGTAAAATGGGCTGAGAATAAAGGTGAAGAAGGCCTGAAAGCATACCGCGAAGAAAAGAACCGCGTAAGTATGGATGGTTTGCCTACTGCGATGTTTTAA
- a CDS encoding cytochrome b5 domain-containing protein, giving the protein MTELPAYTRSQLALRNGQDKPQIWVAYQGLIYDVTASRLWHNGKHYEHWAGQDLTEELSGAPHTEEVFGRFTVIGVLK; this is encoded by the coding sequence ATGACCGAACTGCCTGCCTATACCCGCTCCCAACTGGCCCTGCGCAACGGGCAGGACAAGCCGCAGATCTGGGTGGCCTACCAGGGGCTGATCTATGATGTGACCGCCAGCCGCCTATGGCACAACGGCAAGCACTATGAGCACTGGGCCGGCCAGGACCTCACCGAAGAACTATCGGGTGCACCGCACACCGAGGAAGTGTTCGGCCGTTTTACCGTCATTGGCGTATTGAAGTAG
- a CDS encoding lycopene cyclase domain-containing protein, with translation MTYAYLLINFLTILFPILLSFDKRVAFHKSWRYIWPGMAITGLIFLFWDVLFTIKGVWWFNSEYITGIKFMQLPLEEILFFLTVPFSCIFIYACLNYYVKWSPPVSLVRWLSTLLVMLCIVLLMMYYDRIYTTVTFGLLLVLILIVQFIRPSYWLGRFYMAYAVSLLPFYLVNGLLTSIPIVLYNNHENMAIRVGTIPLEDHFYSMALLMMNVGFFEYFKRRANRS, from the coding sequence ATGACCTACGCTTACCTCCTGATCAACTTCCTGACCATCCTGTTCCCTATACTGCTGTCATTTGATAAGCGGGTAGCCTTTCATAAAAGCTGGCGCTACATTTGGCCGGGAATGGCTATCACAGGGCTCATCTTCCTGTTTTGGGACGTGCTATTTACCATTAAAGGGGTTTGGTGGTTCAACAGCGAGTACATCACCGGCATCAAATTCATGCAGTTACCGTTGGAAGAGATCCTGTTCTTTTTAACGGTCCCTTTTTCGTGCATCTTTATTTATGCCTGCCTTAACTACTACGTTAAGTGGAGCCCGCCGGTAAGCCTGGTGCGCTGGCTATCGACCTTATTGGTGATGCTGTGCATCGTGCTGCTCATGATGTATTACGACAGGATATACACCACCGTTACCTTTGGGTTGCTGCTGGTACTAATCCTGATCGTACAATTTATACGGCCATCGTACTGGTTAGGGCGTTTTTATATGGCCTATGCGGTATCGTTACTTCCGTTCTACCTCGTGAATGGGCTGCTCACCAGTATCCCTATCGTGCTGTACAATAACCACGAGAATATGGCCATTAGGGTAGGTACCATACCGCTCGAAGATCACTTTTACTCTATGGCCTTACTGATGATGAACGTGGGCTTTTTTGAATACTTTAAACGCCGCGCCAACCGATCATGA
- a CDS encoding CocE/NonD family hydrolase, which translates to MRTICLWLLAFSVTCTAAFAQGTNYASTHYTKKEVYITMRDGIKLFTAIYTPKDASPQKKYPMVMQRTCYSVAPYGADQFPARLGPSETMMKQGYIVVYQDVRGRYKSQGTWTNMTPVIDNKKSKKDVDEGSDTYDTIDWLVKNVQFNNGRVGQWGGSYPGFYTAAGALSGHPALKASSPQAPISDFWFDDFHHNGALLESYFFTYPVFGVQKTDTTSKAWYTMLDTKGQKDGYQFLLDMGPLTNADKYYKDNFYWQETVNHPNYDEFWQKRDLLRHLKDIKPAIMVVGGWYDAEDLRGPLAIFKTINKTTPQAYNTIVMGPFDHGGWGRERGHTLHSNVYFGDSIATFYQRNIEAKFFEHFLKGNGSKESGLPKAYMYNTGKKEWATFAQWPVANAVKEKLYLGADGKLPMSQPEGNGSVSFISDPLKPVPYTEDNTTTMGFTPRNYMSEDQRFAGRRPDVLVFQSDVLKDDVTLGGEIMAHLKVATTGTDADWIVKLIDVYPSDEPNHAYMPNKNIILANYQQMVRSEIMPGRFRNSFEKPEAFVPGQKANVNLKLQDVLHTFKKGHRIMIQVQSTAFPLFARNPQKFVSNPYKATEADYIKATHTVYNDSYVEVDVLK; encoded by the coding sequence ATGAGAACGATTTGCTTATGGCTGCTGGCCTTCAGCGTTACCTGTACGGCCGCTTTTGCGCAGGGTACCAACTATGCTTCCACGCATTACACCAAAAAGGAAGTATACATCACCATGCGCGATGGCATCAAACTATTCACCGCCATTTATACGCCTAAAGATGCCTCGCCACAAAAAAAGTATCCCATGGTGATGCAGCGTACCTGCTACAGCGTTGCGCCTTACGGTGCCGATCAATTCCCGGCCCGCCTTGGCCCGTCAGAAACGATGATGAAGCAAGGCTACATCGTGGTTTACCAGGATGTGCGTGGCCGCTACAAAAGCCAGGGCACCTGGACCAACATGACGCCCGTGATCGATAACAAAAAGAGCAAAAAGGACGTTGACGAAGGTTCAGATACTTATGACACCATTGACTGGCTGGTGAAGAACGTGCAGTTCAACAATGGCCGCGTGGGCCAGTGGGGCGGTTCTTATCCGGGCTTTTACACTGCGGCGGGTGCTTTGTCGGGCCACCCGGCTTTAAAGGCCTCATCGCCGCAGGCTCCGATCTCTGATTTTTGGTTCGATGATTTTCATCATAACGGTGCCTTGTTGGAATCTTACTTTTTCACCTACCCGGTATTCGGCGTGCAAAAGACCGATACCACCAGTAAGGCCTGGTACACCATGCTTGATACCAAAGGTCAAAAGGATGGCTACCAGTTCCTGCTGGATATGGGGCCTTTGACCAACGCCGACAAATATTACAAAGACAACTTTTACTGGCAGGAGACCGTTAACCACCCTAACTATGATGAGTTTTGGCAAAAACGCGACCTGCTGCGCCATTTAAAAGATATTAAACCTGCCATTATGGTGGTAGGCGGATGGTATGATGCCGAAGATCTGCGCGGTCCGCTGGCCATATTCAAGACCATTAACAAGACCACCCCGCAAGCCTACAATACCATTGTGATGGGGCCATTTGATCATGGCGGCTGGGGCCGCGAGCGTGGGCATACCCTGCACAGCAACGTGTACTTTGGCGATAGCATTGCCACCTTTTACCAACGGAACATCGAGGCCAAATTCTTCGAGCACTTCCTGAAAGGGAACGGCAGCAAAGAGAGTGGTTTGCCAAAAGCCTACATGTACAACACCGGTAAAAAGGAGTGGGCCACCTTTGCGCAATGGCCGGTAGCCAACGCCGTTAAAGAGAAGCTTTATTTAGGTGCCGATGGAAAGCTGCCTATGAGCCAGCCTGAAGGTAATGGTTCAGTATCATTCATCAGCGATCCGTTAAAGCCGGTTCCTTACACCGAGGATAATACCACCACCATGGGCTTTACTCCGCGCAACTACATGAGCGAGGATCAGCGCTTTGCCGGCCGCAGGCCTGATGTATTGGTGTTCCAGAGCGATGTGCTGAAGGATGATGTGACCCTGGGTGGCGAGATCATGGCGCACCTTAAAGTGGCCACCACCGGTACCGATGCCGACTGGATCGTGAAGCTGATCGATGTTTACCCTTCCGATGAGCCTAACCACGCTTACATGCCTAACAAGAACATCATTTTGGCCAACTACCAGCAAATGGTACGGTCTGAGATCATGCCCGGCCGTTTCCGTAACAGCTTTGAAAAGCCAGAGGCATTTGTTCCCGGTCAAAAAGCTAACGTGAACTTGAAGCTGCAGGATGTGCTGCATACTTTTAAAAAAGGTCACCGCATCATGATCCAGGTGCAGAGTACAGCGTTCCCGCTATTTGCCCGCAACCCGCAAAAATTTGTGTCCAACCCGTACAAAGCCACCGAGGCAGACTACATCAAAGCTACCCACACCGTTTATAACGACAGCTACGTAGAGGTAGATGTGTTAAAATAG
- a CDS encoding CsbD family protein, with protein sequence MDKLEIKGGWNELKGKIKQAYADLTDDDLKHEEGKDDELLGRLQQKTGKGRDELVSWIKSL encoded by the coding sequence ATGGATAAATTAGAGATAAAAGGCGGCTGGAACGAGCTGAAAGGCAAGATCAAACAAGCCTACGCCGACCTTACAGACGATGATCTGAAACACGAAGAAGGCAAAGATGACGAGTTACTCGGCAGGTTACAGCAAAAGACCGGCAAAGGCCGCGACGAGCTGGTAAGCTGGATCAAAAGCTTATAA
- a CDS encoding outer membrane beta-barrel family protein yields MKKLILTAICGCMAFIALAQAPTATIKGLITDSATQKPLGLITLSLKDSAGTQGIKSTLTKADGSFEINKLPVKHYQLSVVAVGYATKTIPVNFASATMTDLGTIQLAPSNGQLKEVGVTASRPLIKQEIDRLSYDVQADPDSKALTAMDMMRRVPLLSVDGDDNIQLQSSSSYRIFINGKPSALLASNPKDVLRSMPASSIQKIEVITTPPSKYDGEGLAGIINIITTKKTEDGYNGTVTSRYSLPWGPSINLTGTAKANKFGISGTYGMGRQRTNTMEFDNLRQTFDPAGSGNVSSTFLQQGTNTYGGNYLYSSLEASYEVDTLNLFTGSLNYNLGSFDQDQNRFTTYNAGTFAQSYLLLNNGGFNWKGLDAGLNYQLGAKRNKQQLFTASYRYSYSLDGRANDLSAQERVNYNVPDYTQQNDAGYKEHTFQLDEVYPIKGLTIEGGAKAILRNAFSRASGQQLLGGTYVTDPSRRNDFDYHQDVYAAYNSYQLKLTKWTFKAGVRLEHTRVDANFITDNNTLLKTSYTNVIPSLSVMHTLPNNQSLTFGYTSRLERPYIFQLNPFVDRSNPQLLSTGNPDLQAVTGRLFELTHTKTGKGTLTNKLSYIQIDNNIVNVLALRNDTSVTTYDNAGNVKILRWNISGNYTLANKLTLSFNTGLFYVWVKGPYMGQFFSNKGWRTNTNANLTYKPTDTWTFGLGGGFNRRYIFLQGGSNDYVYSSLSASKMFLNKKLTVSTVLSNPYQARYKFTQFTSTPDLYQSNTGNQFYRTFSLSLSYKFGKLSSDIKKNKRTINNDDKSGSNGN; encoded by the coding sequence ATGAAAAAACTGATACTCACTGCGATCTGCGGGTGCATGGCCTTTATTGCCCTGGCCCAGGCACCAACGGCCACTATCAAAGGCCTCATCACCGATTCGGCCACTCAAAAGCCTTTGGGTCTGATCACGCTATCATTAAAGGATTCAGCAGGCACCCAAGGCATCAAAAGCACCCTCACCAAAGCTGACGGCAGCTTCGAGATCAATAAATTACCGGTAAAACATTATCAACTTTCAGTAGTGGCGGTCGGTTATGCCACCAAGACCATCCCGGTGAACTTTGCCTCGGCAACGATGACCGATCTGGGCACTATTCAACTGGCGCCATCAAATGGGCAATTGAAAGAGGTGGGCGTTACCGCATCGCGCCCGTTGATCAAACAAGAGATCGATCGGCTGAGCTACGATGTGCAGGCCGACCCTGATAGCAAAGCACTCACCGCCATGGATATGATGCGCCGTGTGCCGCTGTTAAGTGTGGATGGCGATGATAATATCCAATTGCAAAGCAGTTCGAGCTATCGCATCTTTATCAATGGTAAACCGTCGGCCTTGCTGGCCTCCAACCCCAAAGATGTGTTACGCTCTATGCCGGCCAGTAGCATACAAAAGATCGAGGTGATCACTACCCCTCCCTCCAAATATGATGGCGAAGGCTTAGCTGGTATCATCAACATCATCACCACCAAGAAGACCGAAGACGGCTATAACGGAACCGTGACCAGCCGCTACAGCTTGCCCTGGGGGCCAAGCATCAACTTGACGGGTACCGCAAAGGCTAACAAGTTTGGCATATCAGGCACTTACGGTATGGGCAGGCAACGTACCAATACCATGGAATTTGACAACCTTCGCCAAACATTTGACCCGGCCGGGTCAGGCAATGTGTCATCTACATTTTTACAGCAGGGAACCAATACTTACGGCGGCAATTACCTTTATAGCAGCCTGGAGGCCAGTTACGAAGTGGATACGCTGAACTTGTTCACCGGTTCATTGAATTATAATCTAGGCAGCTTTGACCAGGATCAAAACCGTTTCACCACCTATAATGCAGGCACTTTTGCCCAGTCATATTTATTGCTGAACAACGGCGGCTTCAACTGGAAAGGACTTGACGCCGGTTTGAATTACCAGTTAGGTGCTAAACGCAACAAGCAGCAATTGTTCACGGCGTCATACCGTTACTCGTACTCGCTTGATGGTCGCGCTAACGATCTCAGCGCACAGGAACGCGTGAATTATAACGTTCCTGATTATACCCAGCAGAACGATGCCGGTTACAAGGAACATACCTTCCAATTGGATGAGGTTTACCCGATCAAAGGGCTCACCATTGAGGGTGGTGCCAAAGCGATATTACGTAATGCGTTCAGCCGGGCATCGGGTCAGCAGTTACTTGGCGGCACTTATGTGACAGACCCGTCGCGCCGTAACGATTTTGACTACCACCAGGATGTGTATGCAGCCTATAATTCGTACCAGTTAAAGCTCACCAAGTGGACGTTCAAAGCCGGTGTCAGGTTAGAGCATACCCGGGTAGATGCCAATTTTATAACCGATAACAACACCTTGTTGAAGACCAGCTACACCAATGTGATCCCGTCATTATCGGTAATGCACACGCTGCCCAATAACCAAAGCCTTACCTTTGGCTATACCAGCCGCCTCGAACGCCCTTACATTTTTCAGTTGAATCCTTTCGTGGATCGCAGTAACCCACAGTTGCTGAGCACCGGTAACCCCGACCTGCAGGCTGTGACCGGTCGTTTGTTCGAGCTTACACATACCAAAACGGGCAAAGGCACGCTGACCAACAAGCTCAGCTATATCCAGATCGATAATAATATCGTGAATGTGCTGGCCTTGCGCAACGATACCTCGGTGACCACTTATGACAATGCCGGCAACGTGAAGATATTACGCTGGAACATTAGTGGAAACTACACGCTGGCCAACAAGCTCACCCTGAGTTTCAACACGGGTCTGTTCTATGTGTGGGTGAAAGGACCGTACATGGGTCAGTTCTTTAGCAACAAAGGATGGCGAACTAACACCAATGCCAACCTAACTTACAAACCTACCGATACCTGGACCTTTGGCTTAGGCGGCGGCTTTAACCGCAGGTACATCTTTTTACAGGGCGGCTCTAATGATTATGTGTACAGCAGCTTGAGCGCTTCAAAAATGTTCCTGAATAAAAAGCTAACAGTGAGCACGGTATTAAGCAACCCATACCAGGCAAGGTATAAATTCACGCAGTTCACCAGCACACCTGACCTTTATCAGTCAAACACCGGGAACCAATTTTACCGTACGTTCAGCCTGAGCTTGAGCTACAAGTTCGGTAAGCTGAGCAGCGATATCAAGAAAAATAAGCGCACGATCAACAACGACGATAAAAGCGGAAGCAATGGCAATTAA
- a CDS encoding phytoene/squalene synthase family protein — translation MNLFDDTSFECSKVFTTRYSTSFSKGIMAFDKRFRAPIYAIYGYVRCADEIVDTFHDHDKRQLMANFRADTFIALHQGISLNPILHAFQKVVKDYNIEEELINAFLCSMEMDLDLTTCTDQSYEKYIYGSAEVVGLMCLRVFCENDADLYDQLRPMARSLGSAFQKVNFLRDVKADLEERGRTYFPLVDLKHFSEADKQQIEANIRQDFDDAYEGIKRLPKGTRLGVYIAYTYYRQLFEKICRTPANVILQKRIRVSDTQKLALYFKALVQQKLNVI, via the coding sequence ATGAATTTATTTGACGATACCAGCTTCGAATGCAGCAAAGTATTCACCACCAGATACAGCACCTCGTTCAGTAAAGGTATCATGGCCTTCGATAAGCGCTTCAGAGCGCCTATTTACGCCATATATGGTTACGTACGCTGCGCCGATGAGATCGTTGACACTTTTCATGACCATGACAAACGGCAACTGATGGCCAATTTCAGGGCTGATACCTTTATAGCCCTGCACCAGGGTATCAGTTTGAACCCCATCCTGCATGCCTTTCAAAAAGTGGTAAAGGATTACAACATCGAAGAAGAACTGATCAACGCTTTTTTATGCTCGATGGAGATGGACCTTGACCTGACCACCTGTACCGACCAGAGCTACGAGAAGTACATTTACGGATCGGCCGAGGTGGTGGGCCTGATGTGCCTGCGCGTTTTTTGCGAGAACGACGCCGACCTTTACGATCAACTGCGCCCAATGGCCCGCAGCCTGGGCTCGGCCTTCCAAAAGGTGAACTTTTTGCGCGATGTGAAGGCCGATTTGGAAGAACGCGGCCGCACCTATTTCCCGCTGGTGGACCTAAAGCACTTCAGCGAGGCCGATAAACAGCAGATCGAGGCCAATATACGCCAGGACTTTGATGACGCCTACGAGGGCATTAAACGTTTACCGAAAGGTACCCGTTTAGGCGTTTACATCGCTTATACCTATTACCGCCAGTTATTCGAGAAGATATGCCGCACACCGGCCAACGTGATCCTGCAAAAACGGATCAGGGTGTCTGACACGCAAAAGCTGGCCCTGTATTTTAAAGCGCTTGTACAGCAAAAACTTAACGTGATCTGA
- a CDS encoding phytoene desaturase family protein codes for MYQNKVIVIGAGFAGLAAATLLAKEGHEVIILEKNDQPGGRARVWEKDGFVFDMGPSWYWMPDVFEQYFGLFGKKPSDYYELTRLDPGYRIWYGANDLMDVPAGMPELEAMFEQHEPGSAARLREFLAQAKYKYEVGMGEYVFKPSHSLAEYMDLGLLKKSLGIQLLTSMSKHVRQFFKDPKLIKMLEFPVLFLGATPQDTPAMYSMMNYADLALGTWYPQGGMNQIVQGMVKLAKEYGVDIRLNTEVAHIKVDDGRATDIYTNKGTLTADLVIAGADYEYVDQHLIDKPHRNYSAKYWDTRTMSPSSLLYYIGVNKRVDGVQHHNLFFDEDFDLHAREIYADPKWPTKPLFYVSCPSKTDAHVAPEGCENLFFLMPLAPGLHDDETLREKYFDLMLTRFENITGQSIRDNIVVKRSYAMNDFTSDYHSFKGNAYGLANTLTQTAFLKPAMRAKKISNMLYTGQLTVPGPGVPPALISGQVVAAEAAKLLKAK; via the coding sequence ATGTACCAAAATAAAGTTATTGTGATAGGGGCCGGCTTTGCCGGTCTGGCAGCGGCCACGCTGCTGGCCAAAGAGGGCCACGAGGTCATCATCCTTGAAAAGAACGATCAACCGGGAGGCCGGGCGCGGGTATGGGAAAAGGACGGTTTCGTTTTTGATATGGGCCCGAGCTGGTACTGGATGCCTGATGTGTTCGAGCAGTATTTTGGGCTGTTCGGTAAAAAGCCTTCAGACTATTACGAGCTTACCCGCCTTGATCCAGGTTACCGCATTTGGTACGGCGCTAACGATCTGATGGACGTGCCAGCCGGTATGCCCGAGTTGGAGGCCATGTTCGAGCAGCATGAGCCTGGCAGCGCCGCCCGCCTGCGCGAGTTCCTGGCACAGGCCAAGTACAAGTACGAGGTGGGCATGGGCGAATACGTGTTCAAGCCATCGCACTCATTGGCCGAGTACATGGATCTTGGCTTGCTGAAAAAGAGCCTGGGCATACAACTGCTCACCAGCATGAGCAAGCACGTGCGCCAGTTCTTCAAAGACCCCAAACTGATCAAGATGCTGGAGTTCCCGGTATTGTTCCTGGGCGCTACCCCGCAAGATACCCCGGCCATGTACAGCATGATGAACTACGCCGACCTGGCTCTGGGCACCTGGTACCCGCAGGGCGGCATGAACCAGATCGTGCAGGGCATGGTGAAACTGGCCAAAGAATACGGGGTCGACATCAGGCTCAACACCGAGGTGGCTCATATTAAAGTAGATGATGGTCGTGCTACCGACATCTACACCAATAAAGGCACCCTCACGGCCGACCTGGTGATCGCCGGGGCCGATTACGAGTACGTGGACCAACACCTGATCGATAAGCCGCACCGTAATTACAGCGCCAAATACTGGGATACGCGTACCATGTCGCCGTCAAGCTTGCTCTATTACATTGGCGTTAACAAGCGGGTGGATGGCGTACAGCACCATAACCTCTTTTTTGATGAGGATTTTGACCTGCACGCGCGCGAGATCTATGCCGACCCTAAATGGCCTACCAAGCCGTTGTTCTATGTATCGTGCCCATCCAAAACGGATGCCCATGTGGCGCCTGAAGGTTGTGAGAATCTGTTCTTTTTGATGCCGCTGGCCCCGGGCTTACATGATGACGAGACCCTGCGCGAAAAATACTTCGACCTGATGCTTACCCGTTTTGAAAACATCACCGGGCAAAGCATTCGGGATAACATCGTGGTAAAGCGCAGCTACGCCATGAACGATTTTACTTCTGACTACCATTCTTTTAAAGGTAACGCTTACGGATTAGCCAACACGCTTACCCAAACGGCCTTTTTAAAACCGGCCATGCGCGCCAAAAAGATCAGTAACATGCTCTATACCGGTCAGCTCACGGTACCTGGTCCGGGTGTTCCGCCGGCACTCATATCAGGCCAGGTGGTAGCTGCCGAGGCGGCCAAGCTATTGAAGGCTAAATAA